Genomic segment of Sphingobium sp. Z007:
GCGGGACTGGCGTTGCCGCATCGATACAGCGGTCGCTGGTGCAAAATGAAGCAGTGTGACTGGCGCTCCGCACAAAGCGAAGCATCTGGAAAGCCGCTTGCCGGCATCAGGGTGCTTGAGCTTGCCAGGATCCTTGCCGGGCCATGGTGCGGGCAACTGCTTGCGGATCTCGGCGCCGAAGTGATCAAGATAGAGCGCCCTGGAAGCGGAGACGACACCCGACATTGGGGGCCACCCTTTGTAATGTCCGACGGTGGCGATAACCTTGGCGCGGCCTATTTTCATTCGGCTAATCGGGGGAAAAGGTCCATCGCGATTGATATCACAATCCCCGAGGGTCAGGCTGCCATCCGCCGTCTTGCGGGAGGGGCCGATATCATGATCGAGAATTATAAGGTCGGGGGGCTGGCGAAATACGGACTTGATCATCCCTCGTTGTCAGCGCTTAATCCACATCTCATTACTTGTTCTATCACCGGGTTTGGGCAAACCGGGCCATATGCTGCCCGCCCGGGATATGACTATATCGCACAAGCGATGGGCGGGCTCATGTCGATGACCGGTGAACCGGAGCGCGAGCCGCAGAAGGCCGGGATCGCTGCCGCCGATCTTTTCACCGGGGTCTACAGCGCGGTGGCAATTCTGGCAGCACTGAACCGGCGTCGCGAAATGCACGTCGGCGCACATATCGATATGGCGCTGCTAGATACCCAAGTCAGCGTCATGGGTAATCAGGCGCTCAACTGGATGACCTCGGGAGTAGTGCCACGCCGGGTAGGCAATGGCCACGCTAATTTGGTACCCTATCAAGCGTTCCCGACCCGTGATGGAGATCTGATCATCGCAGTCGGGAACGATGGCCAGTTTGCTGCGCTTTGTCGTGTACTGAACGTGACACTGCACGAAGATGAGCGGTTCAGCAATAATCCACAAAGGATCCGCAACCGCGTGGATTTGATCATAGCGCTCGAAGAGATCACCGCGAAATGGAGCCGGGACGATCTCTTCGAACGGCTCGATGGTGCAGGGATTCCTGCAGGTCCGATCAATGAGTTGGACGAGGTATTTGCGAACCCGCAGGTTATCGCGAGAGGCATGGCGATTGAACACGATGGTAAGCCCGGGGTGGCCAGCCCTATCGTAATCGATGGGGTGAGGATGGTTGCCGACGATCCCGCCCCCGGCGTTCCCGAGAACGTCAAATTCGACTTCTAAATAGGATAAGGTCGAGCGGGGCGAGTGCAGGTCGCATGGGTGCCCCGAGGCGATTAGCTGGGCACCCGCAAAAACCGGCGTTTTGTTGCTGCCGTTGCGGTGATGACGGTATGAGCGCGGCGCTGGGCGCTCTCGCGGGCGGCTTTCGGTCACCGGATAGGACATTTCACATAGCCGTTTCCGGGTTTCAGGGCAGATTCATGCTTTGACGGCGCGTCGTTCGTGGAAGATCAGGCGGTTGAAGTTATAGGCCAGATTGGCCAATGTCAGTTTCGCCTCAGCCCGCTTGATTCCGATGGTGCGAATGAACAGCCCGAAGCGGTTTTTCTGATGCGCGAACACATGCTCGATCCTGGCACGGATCGCGGACTTGCGGCATTTGCGCGGGCGGTGGCCTTGGGCATGGACTTTCCTTGGGCTTGCGACGGTGGATGCGACTGGTCAGCATACGATCGGCTAGCCATACCGGCGGTCGATGCTGATATGGCTTTTATACCCGAACACCGGCAAGGCGACATCGGCAGCGGCTTGCAATCCTTATAGCGCACCTTCCCGCCGATCCTGAGCGTCCAGCGCGCATCTGTGTTCCTTTTGTGCCGCCTTGGCCGGGTTATCAGTCAGATATCCTGCGCCGACTCGCCATCCTTGATGGCCTGCCGCTCGTCATCGGTGTTGCGCTGCTTGGGTGCTGGCACCAGGCTGGCATCGATGATCTGCCTCGACATGCCGATGTAGGCCTTCTTGTGCAGTTGCCAGTCGAAGGCCTTCATCACCCGCATGAGCGTCCCGGTCTCCGTCATCCGGTTGCGAAAGTGCCGGATGGTGTTTCGTCGGGGGTGCGATCGCCGAGCGCAAAACCCAGAAACCGCATCCAGCTCAGCCGGTGGCCGGATCATATACTCCATCCGGGCATCGGAGAGATTATGTTGGGCCTGCATAATCAGGATCTTGAACATCGCGGCAGGGTCAAACGGCGGACGACCGCCCGTGCTGCTATCGCCATAACTCAGCCCATCGACCAGCCAGACCCGCAAATACTCAAAGTCCACGGTCCGTTCCAGAACATCAAGCGGATCGTCATGACGGCTCAGCATCTCAAGATGGTCATGCAGGCTGAAAAGAGACTCGGGGTCCATGGATCATTACTTCCGATGCCTACCCAATCAATGAATCACGAATGCCCCAAATCCGCCAGAGTTTTTGCCGGGGTCCAGCTTCAGTTGCACATCGTAATCAGCCGGTGCCTTCGTCAAAGTCGATTGTGTCGATTCAGGCCCTAACCCACCTGAGAAAAGCGCGGAGAGTCGATCTCTGTTGCATATTGTACATTGCGTTTGCTAGCAAACCGGTGCAAAGGGTCGTTGTCAAGGTTCGAAGTCGGCACCAGAGGCGGGAAGCATTCGTTCTGCGCTTATTCGCCGAATATAGAATGCATGTAAGCTGACACTTGAAATAAGTTGCAGTCAAAAAGTGGGGAGAGATGTCGTGAACCGGGAATATAACCAGAGTCGTTTTGTGTTGTTTTCAGGTGCTTGCATGGGCGCAATGCTTTGCTCATCGGCTTCGATCGCACAGGATGCTGCTGGGGAGACGCCTCAGGCTCCAACTACGGGCTCTCAGCTTGCCTCGACGCAGCAACAAGAACCGGCTTCGGCGTTCGGGGACATCGTAGTTACCGCCACCCGTCGGGAGGCGCGCCTTCAGGATGTGCCGGTCGCAGTCACCGCCATTACTGGAGCCGGCTTGGCGGCAGCGGATGTTTCGACCCTTCGCACATTGACCCAAGTGGTTCCCGGATTCATCGGCAGCCGCAACATGGGCGTGTTCCAACCGGTGATCCGCGGGGTCGGTTCGACCGGCATCTCGATCGGTGACGAGCCAAATATCGCGACATATGTTGACGGCGTTTATCAGCCCGAATCGGCAGCGAACTGGATTGATCTGGTCGAAGTCGAGCGCGTCGAGGTCTTGCGCGGTCCGCAAGGTACAACTTTTGGACGCAACGCAACTGGCGGTCTTATTAATGTAATCACGCCTGACCCGAGTTTTGATTTTCGTGGCAAGGCCTCAGTTCGAGTGGGCCGTATGCGCAATGATGCCGGAGACTACGACGCGCGAATGTATGTTACGGGACCGATCAGTGAAACGGCGGCGCTCGACTTCGCC
This window contains:
- a CDS encoding CaiB/BaiF CoA-transferase family protein; amino-acid sequence: MKQCDWRSAQSEASGKPLAGIRVLELARILAGPWCGQLLADLGAEVIKIERPGSGDDTRHWGPPFVMSDGGDNLGAAYFHSANRGKRSIAIDITIPEGQAAIRRLAGGADIMIENYKVGGLAKYGLDHPSLSALNPHLITCSITGFGQTGPYAARPGYDYIAQAMGGLMSMTGEPEREPQKAGIAAADLFTGVYSAVAILAALNRRREMHVGAHIDMALLDTQVSVMGNQALNWMTSGVVPRRVGNGHANLVPYQAFPTRDGDLIIAVGNDGQFAALCRVLNVTLHEDERFSNNPQRIRNRVDLIIALEEITAKWSRDDLFERLDGAGIPAGPINELDEVFANPQVIARGMAIEHDGKPGVASPIVIDGVRMVADDPAPGVPENVKFDF
- a CDS encoding transposase produces the protein MDPESLFSLHDHLEMLSRHDDPLDVLERTVDFEYLRVWLVDGLSYGDSSTGGRPPFDPAAMFKILIMQAQHNLSDARMEYMIRPPAELDAVSGFCARRSHPRRNTIRHFRNRMTETGTLMRVMKAFDWQLHKKAYIGMSRQIIDASLVPAPKQRNTDDERQAIKDGESAQDI